From a single Ignavibacteria bacterium genomic region:
- a CDS encoding glycosyltransferase family 39 protein, which yields MTGAFAEEKDRNTTFILLILSLITLLIHFFTNYFTQFGIFRDEFYYIACSRRPAMGYVDQPPLSIFLLGLSRLTFGDSLFSIRILPALSGALSVFITGLTVRRLGGGRYAVVLSAVSYIAAPIFLAMNNIYSMNAIDILLWTLAFYILILILGRDTEGKNARYWIWLGIVLGLGLMNKISMMWFGGGLFLALLTRQYRHYLKTPRPYIAALTAFILFLPFIVWNITHSLAHLEFMRNASGLKYSSVTPVDFISGQLLMLLPISIPVWASGIYYFFFSEKGKKFRAAGIIYAATIAILIINWHSKPEYAAPSYPVLFAGGSVFIEEFLRKRAITWLKYALPFLIVLFGILLAPFIIPCLPVKAYIAYSKMTGFQPDGHEGKEVSELPQLYADMFGWEDMAKTVSEVYLLLPQEERKNAFVFAQNYGEASALEYYSKKYPIPRVISPHNSFWVWEWEELKDTTKKISYQTAIIIGGQVEDHLKALEIATQKGTIKSRYAMPYENNLPVFIGKGFKIPLEVIWRSEKHFI from the coding sequence ATGACCGGAGCGTTTGCTGAAGAAAAGGATAGAAATACCACATTTATTTTACTAATACTTTCACTTATAACACTTTTAATACACTTCTTTACTAATTATTTTACCCAGTTCGGCATTTTCCGCGATGAATTCTATTATATCGCATGCAGCAGAAGGCCTGCAATGGGCTACGTTGACCAGCCCCCTTTATCAATCTTTCTTCTTGGCTTAAGCCGCCTGACCTTCGGAGATTCACTTTTTTCAATCAGGATACTGCCCGCGCTTTCGGGAGCCTTATCTGTTTTTATTACGGGACTCACTGTGCGCCGCCTTGGAGGGGGCCGGTATGCCGTGGTTTTATCTGCAGTCTCTTACATTGCCGCTCCCATTTTCCTGGCGATGAATAATATCTATTCTATGAATGCCATAGATATTCTTCTCTGGACATTGGCTTTCTACATTTTGATTTTAATCCTGGGCCGGGATACGGAGGGGAAAAATGCCAGATACTGGATTTGGCTTGGAATTGTGCTTGGACTTGGTTTGATGAATAAAATAAGCATGATGTGGTTTGGAGGGGGGCTTTTCCTGGCGCTTCTGACCCGGCAGTACAGGCATTACCTTAAAACTCCAAGGCCTTATATTGCAGCTTTAACGGCTTTTATTCTTTTTCTCCCTTTTATCGTATGGAACATTACGCACTCTCTGGCGCATCTTGAATTTATGCGCAATGCCTCGGGGCTTAAATACAGCTCGGTAACGCCGGTTGATTTTATTTCAGGGCAGCTGCTGATGCTCCTGCCAATAAGCATCCCTGTCTGGGCATCCGGTATATACTATTTCTTTTTCAGCGAAAAAGGAAAGAAGTTCCGCGCCGCAGGAATTATATATGCTGCCACCATCGCCATTCTTATTATCAACTGGCACAGCAAGCCTGAATACGCCGCGCCCTCCTACCCGGTACTTTTTGCAGGCGGTAGCGTTTTTATTGAAGAATTTTTAAGAAAAAGAGCAATTACCTGGCTTAAGTATGCGCTTCCCTTTCTTATTGTCCTTTTTGGAATCCTCCTGGCACCTTTTATCATCCCCTGCCTGCCGGTTAAAGCATATATTGCTTACAGCAAAATGACAGGATTTCAGCCTGACGGGCATGAGGGCAAGGAGGTCTCGGAACTCCCGCAGCTTTACGCAGATATGTTCGGCTGGGAGGATATGGCAAAGACGGTGTCTGAGGTATATCTTTTGCTGCCGCAGGAAGAAAGAAAAAATGCGTTTGTTTTTGCCCAGAATTACGGCGAAGCCTCGGCTCTGGAATACTATAGTAAGAAATACCCTATTCCCAGGGTAATATCTCCCCACAACAGCTTCTGGGTCTGGGAGTGGGAAGAGCTGAAAGACACGACAAAGAAAATCAGCTACCAGACAGCAATTATAATAGGCGGGCAGGTTGAAGACCACCTGAAGGCGCTTGAAATTGCAACTCAAAAAGGGACAATTAAAAGCCGGTACGCCATGCCGTATGAAAATAACCTCCCTGTTTTTATAGGAAAAGGTTTCAAAATACCGCTTGAAGTGATCTGGAGGTCAGAGAAGCACTTTATTTGA
- a CDS encoding T9SS type A sorting domain-containing protein — MRKIYSFLLVTLVLCGIVRAQNPITMQSMSVYNAAFSTTLSDSIKTIQPYGMDLGVRRVIVADANKDGKQEIIATDYSNGGRVHVIAPSESDPSVLEVIWSSPALYKKSSTNPTPRFPQVGDCDGDGNPEIIFERYGDSRIVFYEWNPDTKTWGSDPSGEPDFYIDDAGYKAAGSLEALRLTREDFLVKDIDGDGKSEIIGHGGSPGRDVYILGVDGDIPASFGTKVVIEGGDPTKTMNGRNWVGGSYWNTIPADIDGDGKLELVNHHWDMYGFWSIDVNGHDSYTYPDTNNVNKKSIYTTYGAGDAVSYFGAIAADVNGDGRKEIVGTKYGDNFDVELLSFTKADTGVYIWKSDSLSKANRAGVIASKKDLAALAGKTAAEFWPCVKGDLNKDGKDEIYTGGGTGLNLIAIQYKGQGSLTDSKNYTSNLVYTGAGGGVYAKYKIYHGQIDTIITATDTTYKLNTSKIDTVREEVPFTSYIFADSVDLNHNGKMEIVLSEQSVYDSITVENYAWVDSLHSWALDGARSKIINPYRKTIRVLEYTGATGVRDQNYSIVFPEDYKLEQNYPNPFNPTTTIRFTLPIDKKISLKIYDMLGKEVASLVQDQLYKKGKYDVMWNGMTSSGQHAASGNYIARLVYGNYSQSIKMTLLK, encoded by the coding sequence ATGAGAAAAATCTACTCGTTTCTACTGGTTACTTTAGTTCTATGCGGCATAGTACGGGCACAGAATCCCATTACTATGCAGTCTATGTCCGTGTATAACGCAGCTTTTTCTACTACTCTCTCGGATTCAATTAAGACAATCCAGCCATATGGTATGGATCTGGGTGTAAGAAGAGTTATTGTTGCGGATGCAAACAAGGACGGGAAGCAGGAAATTATTGCAACTGACTATTCCAATGGTGGAAGAGTTCACGTTATTGCTCCCTCAGAGTCAGATCCTTCAGTTCTCGAAGTGATCTGGTCCTCTCCTGCGTTATACAAAAAATCAAGCACTAACCCAACCCCGAGATTCCCTCAGGTTGGTGACTGCGATGGAGATGGAAATCCTGAAATCATCTTTGAACGTTACGGTGATTCAAGGATCGTTTTCTACGAATGGAACCCGGATACAAAAACCTGGGGATCAGATCCAAGCGGCGAACCCGATTTCTATATCGACGATGCCGGCTATAAGGCTGCAGGCTCACTTGAGGCCCTCAGACTTACCAGGGAAGATTTCCTTGTAAAGGATATCGACGGTGATGGCAAGAGCGAAATCATAGGCCATGGCGGATCTCCTGGAAGAGACGTTTATATCCTTGGTGTTGACGGTGATATTCCTGCTTCATTCGGTACTAAGGTTGTTATCGAAGGCGGCGACCCGACAAAAACTATGAACGGCAGAAACTGGGTCGGCGGTTCATACTGGAACACAATTCCTGCTGATATCGACGGCGACGGAAAGCTCGAACTCGTTAACCACCACTGGGATATGTACGGCTTCTGGTCAATCGACGTTAACGGTCACGATAGCTATACCTATCCTGATACCAACAATGTTAATAAGAAGTCGATCTATACTACATACGGCGCTGGCGATGCAGTTTCTTACTTCGGTGCAATTGCTGCCGATGTAAACGGCGACGGCAGAAAAGAAATCGTTGGTACCAAATACGGCGATAACTTCGATGTTGAACTCCTTAGCTTCACAAAAGCAGATACAGGCGTTTATATCTGGAAATCAGATTCACTCAGCAAGGCCAACAGAGCAGGCGTTATCGCTTCAAAGAAAGATCTTGCAGCTCTTGCCGGCAAGACTGCAGCTGAATTCTGGCCATGCGTAAAGGGCGACCTCAACAAAGACGGTAAAGATGAAATCTATACCGGCGGCGGCACAGGACTTAACCTGATTGCTATCCAGTACAAAGGCCAGGGCTCGCTGACAGATTCCAAGAACTATACTTCAAACCTCGTTTACACTGGTGCTGGCGGCGGCGTTTATGCTAAATACAAAATCTACCACGGCCAGATCGATACTATAATTACTGCTACAGATACTACTTATAAACTTAATACTTCAAAGATCGATACAGTCCGCGAGGAAGTTCCCTTTACATCTTATATCTTTGCTGACAGCGTTGACCTTAACCACAATGGCAAAATGGAAATCGTTCTTTCTGAACAGAGCGTTTACGACTCAATTACAGTTGAAAACTACGCTTGGGTAGACAGTCTGCACTCATGGGCCCTCGACGGCGCAAGATCAAAGATCATTAATCCTTACCGCAAGACTATCCGTGTACTTGAGTACACAGGAGCAACAGGCGTAAGGGATCAGAACTATTCTATAGTTTTCCCTGAAGACTATAAGCTCGAACAGAACTATCCGAATCCGTTCAACCCGACTACAACCATCAGATTTACACTGCCTATAGACAAGAAGATCTCTCTTAAGATCTACGATATGCTAGGCAAGGAAGTAGCAAGCCTGGTTCAGGACCAGCTCTACAAAAAGGGTAAATATGATGTTATGTGGAACGGCATGACATCAAGCGGACAGCACGCCGCAAGTGGCAACTATATTGCCAGACTCGTTTATGGAAACTATTCTCAATCAATAAAGATGACATTACTCAAGTAA
- a CDS encoding TonB-dependent receptor, whose amino-acid sequence MKIRNLLTLLIFLSFAVTGSLYSQSTGKIMGKVQDKATGEAVPFANVVLEGTSLGAATDADGNFVVLNIPPGLYSVTASYIGYQKTTVKDVRVNVGFTTRLEIGLSSGEITLGAVVVQGERNPLIRQDLTNPTVAITSESIQVLPVDNITDVIKLQAGVVTGDDGSIHVRGGYGNEVAYSLNGLSMNDPYGNSRSVGIATNAVQEVSVSTGTFSAEFGNALSGVVNYITKEGSDKYSFSVRGYAGDYVTSRKDLFYNLDKIDPMNRGRAEATLGGPVPFLGGTNFFISGIFENFKGSYYGIRKYNTTDSYLSPDNFKSTDPRYGSATKAYFFNPYTTGSNGLPTGDGAIVPMNPSESWNIQGNISHRFGPLFKVKYELVLDKGQSKSFDRDYKYNPDGIGTSYSSGYIHSLDITHTVSKSTFYTLKGSYSYNQGEYYLYKDWQDPRYLPSLYSRALVGTGFLTGGTDNGLSFRHTKTMSLKGDLVSQMFGIHEVRAGFELRKHEVDRLGYSIDFKKLSNINGVLTRTSLNVSDLLYAQNLTLVRDTIQSASTYNKKPYQIAAYMQDKIELDKSLILNVGLRYEYFDPNTLYNPDISKNLSEAQAGYMTENLQPVKGKHMVSPRFSVSYPITDKGIIRFSYGHFYQIGSLSELYLNDKLYVPNVASVPTFGNPNVKPQKSVQYELGLQQQLTDDLKFDLTGYYKDVRDYIFTQTVYTTSARQYNILTNLAYSNVKGITLSFLKRRSPDSYFSATLDYTFQIAEGNRTYPTEDLFFSEASGKQSETFLVPLSFDRPHLINGTVTFSDPESWSVGIIYNIQTGTPYTPALPPSLSPITYTQSSAQKPMNWNVDFKAEKFFKLGSISYSIFLQVENLFDTENERYVYASSGRALSNVEQTLNAIQFNEIRRRIASDAGMIPMSEIDNYYRRSENLSSPREVRLGFSLLFN is encoded by the coding sequence ATGAAAATTAGAAATTTACTTACTCTTTTGATTTTTCTAAGTTTTGCAGTAACAGGCAGCCTGTATTCGCAATCCACCGGCAAGATCATGGGTAAAGTACAGGACAAGGCTACCGGCGAGGCTGTGCCTTTTGCAAACGTTGTCCTGGAAGGTACCTCGCTCGGTGCGGCTACAGATGCCGATGGAAACTTTGTTGTGCTGAATATCCCTCCGGGACTTTACAGCGTGACCGCATCTTATATCGGTTACCAGAAAACAACCGTTAAAGATGTCAGAGTTAATGTGGGCTTTACAACAAGGCTCGAAATCGGCCTTTCTTCGGGTGAAATTACTCTGGGCGCGGTTGTCGTTCAGGGCGAAAGAAACCCTCTTATAAGGCAGGATCTTACAAACCCTACAGTGGCTATTACTTCGGAATCGATCCAGGTTCTCCCTGTAGATAATATTACAGACGTTATTAAATTACAGGCCGGCGTTGTTACAGGTGATGATGGAAGTATTCACGTCAGAGGCGGCTATGGCAATGAAGTTGCTTATTCTTTAAATGGCCTTTCAATGAACGACCCTTATGGAAACAGCAGATCCGTCGGCATTGCAACAAATGCCGTGCAGGAAGTTTCCGTTTCAACAGGTACATTCAGCGCCGAATTCGGCAATGCCCTTTCAGGCGTTGTTAACTACATTACTAAAGAAGGAAGCGATAAGTATTCCTTCAGCGTGAGAGGTTACGCAGGTGATTATGTTACAAGCAGAAAAGATCTGTTTTATAACCTCGACAAGATCGATCCGATGAACCGCGGCAGGGCGGAAGCCACCTTGGGCGGACCTGTTCCTTTCCTCGGCGGAACGAACTTCTTCATCTCAGGTATATTTGAAAACTTTAAGGGTTCCTATTACGGAATCAGAAAATACAACACTACGGACTCTTATCTTTCACCTGACAACTTTAAATCAACTGACCCCAGGTATGGAAGTGCCACAAAGGCTTATTTCTTTAATCCTTATACCACGGGCAGTAACGGTTTACCAACAGGTGACGGTGCAATTGTTCCGATGAACCCGTCTGAGAGCTGGAACATCCAGGGCAACATCAGCCACAGGTTCGGTCCGCTCTTCAAAGTAAAATATGAACTGGTGCTCGATAAGGGGCAATCGAAATCTTTCGACAGGGACTATAAGTACAATCCTGACGGAATCGGAACCAGCTACAGCAGCGGTTACATACATTCACTTGACATTACACACACTGTAAGCAAGAGCACCTTCTATACGTTAAAAGGTTCTTACTCATACAATCAAGGTGAATATTACCTTTATAAAGACTGGCAGGATCCGCGATATCTGCCCAGCCTTTACAGCAGGGCTCTTGTTGGTACGGGTTTCCTGACTGGCGGAACTGACAACGGTCTGTCTTTCAGACATACAAAAACCATGAGCCTTAAAGGCGACCTCGTTTCACAGATGTTCGGAATCCATGAGGTCAGAGCAGGATTTGAGCTAAGGAAACATGAAGTTGACAGGCTTGGCTATTCAATAGACTTCAAGAAACTTTCCAATATAAACGGCGTTCTTACAAGGACTTCACTTAACGTAAGCGACCTGCTCTATGCCCAGAACCTTACTCTCGTCAGGGATACCATACAGAGTGCTTCAACTTATAACAAGAAGCCTTATCAGATTGCTGCTTATATGCAGGATAAGATTGAGCTGGATAAATCGCTTATACTTAACGTCGGCTTGAGATATGAATATTTCGATCCGAACACACTTTATAACCCTGATATCTCTAAAAACCTGAGCGAGGCACAGGCCGGCTACATGACCGAAAACCTTCAGCCGGTTAAAGGCAAGCACATGGTATCACCCAGGTTCAGCGTTTCTTATCCTATTACTGACAAGGGTATAATCAGATTTTCCTATGGGCATTTCTATCAGATCGGTTCTCTTTCAGAACTCTATCTGAACGACAAGCTATACGTTCCAAACGTAGCTTCTGTTCCAACTTTCGGTAACCCGAATGTAAAACCGCAGAAGTCTGTCCAGTATGAACTTGGCCTTCAGCAGCAGCTTACTGATGACCTGAAGTTTGACCTTACAGGTTATTATAAAGACGTTCGCGACTACATCTTTACGCAGACTGTCTATACAACAAGCGCAAGACAGTATAACATTCTGACAAACCTTGCTTACTCAAACGTAAAGGGTATTACACTTTCATTCCTGAAAAGAAGGTCACCGGACAGCTACTTCTCAGCAACACTGGATTACACATTCCAGATAGCAGAGGGGAACAGAACATACCCGACAGAAGACCTTTTCTTCAGTGAAGCTTCAGGCAAACAGAGTGAAACTTTCCTCGTGCCTCTCAGCTTCGACAGGCCCCACCTGATCAACGGTACAGTTACTTTCTCAGACCCGGAAAGCTGGTCGGTTGGTATTATCTATAATATACAGACAGGTACTCCATATACTCCTGCTCTGCCGCCTTCGCTTTCACCGATCACTTATACACAGAGTTCAGCCCAGAAGCCTATGAACTGGAATGTCGACTTCAAGGCTGAAAAATTCTTTAAGCTCGGAAGCATAAGCTATTCAATATTCCTGCAGGTTGAAAACCTATTCGATACTGAAAATGAAAGATATGTCTATGCCTCATCAGGAAGAGCTTTGTCAAACGTTGAACAGACCTTAAACGCAATACAGTTTAATGAAATCAGAAGAAGAATCGCCAGCGATGCCGGAATGATTCCAATGTCTGAAATTGATAACTACTACAGAAGGTCTGAAAACTTAAGTTCTCCGCGCGAAGTCAGGTTAGGTTTCTCACTATTATTCAATTAG
- a CDS encoding PorV/PorQ family protein: MRKSLYLMILLAAFSFGQVNAQIFRDITKVGTTAAQFLKIGPGARAIGMGGAYTAVSNDIYSTYWNPAGIANSEGSGQVAFNHTQWLANVSYDYAAGSINLPEVGTMFVTLTSLGVPEEKVRTFENPEGDGRYWDAGSLELGFGFARKLTDRFSIGFQAKYIKESIWNSSANGFALDVGTYYITPFNDLVIGASISNFGSKMQLDGRDIQFNMDPNSDGNTGPNNIPAKYEMQGYDIPLNFKIGLSMDVIKTRYIRLKTAVDATHPNDNTEYVNAGAEFAYDETFFLRGGYKSLFLTDSEQSFTLGAGINYEVTPGFKIQVNYAYADFGRLKNIQYIDLGISF, encoded by the coding sequence ATGAGAAAATCACTTTACTTAATGATTTTACTTGCAGCCTTCAGCTTCGGCCAGGTAAATGCCCAGATCTTCAGGGACATTACCAAAGTCGGTACCACAGCGGCTCAGTTCCTGAAAATAGGTCCTGGTGCCAGGGCTATCGGTATGGGCGGCGCCTATACGGCTGTAAGTAATGACATATATTCCACGTACTGGAACCCTGCCGGTATTGCTAATTCCGAAGGGTCGGGACAGGTCGCCTTCAACCATACTCAGTGGCTTGCTAATGTGAGCTATGACTATGCTGCAGGCTCAATTAATCTGCCTGAAGTTGGAACCATGTTCGTAACACTGACCTCACTCGGCGTACCGGAGGAAAAGGTGAGAACTTTCGAAAATCCGGAAGGCGACGGCAGATACTGGGATGCAGGTTCTCTGGAACTGGGCTTCGGCTTCGCCAGAAAGCTTACTGACCGTTTCTCAATCGGTTTCCAGGCAAAGTACATCAAGGAAAGCATCTGGAATTCAAGTGCAAACGGCTTTGCCCTTGACGTCGGTACTTATTATATAACTCCTTTTAACGACCTCGTTATCGGTGCAAGCATTTCTAACTTCGGTTCAAAGATGCAGCTCGACGGACGCGACATACAGTTCAATATGGATCCTAACAGCGACGGAAATACTGGGCCGAATAACATACCTGCAAAATATGAAATGCAGGGCTATGATATACCTCTTAATTTCAAGATCGGCCTTTCTATGGATGTTATTAAAACCAGGTATATCCGCCTGAAGACTGCGGTTGATGCAACGCATCCTAACGACAATACTGAATACGTCAATGCAGGTGCTGAATTTGCATACGATGAAACATTCTTTCTCCGCGGCGGTTATAAGTCGCTCTTCCTCACAGACAGCGAACAGAGCTTTACTCTGGGCGCAGGCATTAACTATGAGGTAACCCCCGGATTTAAGATTCAGGTTAACTATGCATATGCCGACTTCGGCAGACTGAAGAACATTCAGTACATTGACCTTGGAATAAGCTTCTAA
- a CDS encoding M15 family metallopeptidase, whose amino-acid sequence MKNILLSFLLLPALLLAQSSSNELIRVKDLIPDIVLDLKYNTTDNFTHQKLYTTNECYLLLDAVKRLKTVQDSLKKITSFNGQSFPQGLAIKIWDGYRPRAVQYLMWDIYPDPSFVADPNNGSNHNRGGAVDLTLVDRATGKELKMPTGFDDFTDAANHNFDRLMPEVKANRAFLLNMMVNVGGFDKYDAEWWHYSIPGAATYPLLDFQMK is encoded by the coding sequence ATGAAAAATATTTTACTTTCTTTTTTGCTCCTTCCTGCACTCTTACTGGCACAATCATCTTCAAATGAACTCATCAGGGTTAAGGACCTTATTCCAGATATTGTGCTGGACCTGAAATACAACACCACTGATAACTTTACCCATCAAAAGCTTTATACAACAAATGAATGCTACCTGCTTTTAGATGCGGTAAAAAGACTTAAGACGGTGCAGGATAGCCTGAAAAAAATTACAAGCTTTAACGGACAGTCTTTTCCACAGGGCCTGGCAATTAAAATCTGGGATGGCTACAGGCCAAGAGCTGTTCAGTATTTAATGTGGGACATTTATCCCGATCCTTCATTTGTTGCAGACCCGAATAATGGCTCAAACCATAACAGGGGAGGTGCAGTGGATCTTACACTTGTAGACCGCGCAACAGGAAAAGAACTTAAGATGCCCACCGGATTTGATGATTTTACTGATGCTGCCAATCATAATTTTGACAGACTCATGCCAGAGGTCAAGGCCAACCGGGCTTTCCTTCTTAATATGATGGTTAACGTCGGGGGCTTCGATAAGTACGATGCAGAATGGTGGCATTATTCCATTCCGGGCGCAGCAACATATCCATTACTTGATTTTCAAATGAAGTAG
- a CDS encoding T9SS type A sorting domain-containing protein has protein sequence MKKIILLLLFFTCRAFPQGEFLVNTTTDSTQRAPRIAGPDLNGNYVAVWQSFNESNDIYLQKFDKYNNKTGPEIRVNDITDGEQERPAVAMNKNGSFVVVWASGENLEYMYDIKAKVFLPNSSPSQEFLVNKTRLNTQTSPDVAIDENGNFTAVWESWFQDGSDRGIYARRFLSTGTAQGDEFQVNTTTQFSQARPCIRYFNDGRFIVSWESWTNSQGYDVYAQVFNKDGAKINGELNINTTNSDNQWYSNIAVNSDNSFTILWCSWEQDGDDGGIYLQRFKPDYSKSGGEIRVNATTKYYQWLPRAKYMQDGKLAVVWSSWQTDLSREGVYYAVLDSENRLLTKERRGNYYFISFQWEPDIMITNEGNLVLLWSTWGQYNKDYDVVSKFITPLYPEEVVKPSALGHPEGQSSTELIVHVLDKTKLTGHSYEASFDTVSGKYLRMKLKDITTGYYAGNGILFSLGENVFYMTDEFDGLAIEIKPRFRLELDTLSAHVVPSSKTNVRFTAGLPKVGSPLLSPIDAAIIWGKTDTLSGGAYASPSDTALNASSKKVVLVPFKAWSITQNKKLDLLVMENTATKNNRWDSGETIIILTPQEYRKTALNTHAQLTSFQGTQNVIMPSEGDTMFIRTLKPLSGNDKYTFTALQENLTLGVSESGMNPKKFVLEQNYPNPFNPSTTIRFFMPEDGIAELKIYDMLGREVKTLTEGFLKGGMHFFKWNGLNSAGTPAASGIYIYRMRTGSYSQSKKMILTK, from the coding sequence ATGAAAAAAATTATATTATTACTTCTATTCTTTACATGCAGGGCGTTTCCTCAGGGGGAATTCCTCGTAAATACAACAACTGATTCCACACAAAGAGCTCCCAGAATTGCAGGGCCTGACTTAAATGGAAATTATGTGGCCGTTTGGCAATCCTTTAATGAATCCAATGATATCTATCTTCAGAAGTTTGATAAGTATAATAACAAAACGGGTCCCGAAATAAGGGTTAATGATATCACTGACGGTGAGCAGGAGCGCCCTGCCGTTGCAATGAATAAAAACGGGAGCTTTGTTGTAGTATGGGCTTCAGGTGAAAACCTTGAATATATGTATGACATAAAGGCTAAAGTGTTTCTGCCTAATTCCTCTCCCTCGCAGGAATTCCTTGTAAATAAAACAAGACTTAACACTCAGACCTCTCCTGATGTGGCAATTGATGAAAATGGAAATTTTACTGCTGTATGGGAATCGTGGTTCCAGGATGGGAGCGACAGGGGAATATATGCCCGCAGATTTCTCTCCACAGGCACAGCTCAGGGGGACGAATTCCAGGTTAATACAACTACGCAATTCAGCCAGGCAAGGCCATGCATCAGATATTTTAACGACGGAAGATTTATAGTCTCCTGGGAGTCGTGGACTAACAGTCAGGGTTATGATGTTTATGCGCAGGTTTTTAATAAGGACGGCGCAAAAATTAATGGCGAGCTGAATATAAATACCACTAATTCAGACAATCAGTGGTACTCAAACATTGCCGTAAACAGTGATAACAGTTTTACCATCCTCTGGTGCAGCTGGGAGCAGGATGGTGACGACGGCGGCATATATCTGCAGCGCTTTAAGCCTGATTATTCAAAGTCAGGAGGCGAAATTAGGGTAAATGCCACTACAAAATATTACCAATGGCTCCCGAGGGCAAAGTACATGCAGGACGGCAAACTTGCCGTCGTATGGTCAAGCTGGCAGACGGACCTGAGCCGCGAAGGCGTTTACTATGCCGTGCTTGACAGTGAAAACAGGCTTCTAACCAAAGAAAGAAGAGGAAATTATTATTTTATAAGCTTTCAGTGGGAACCTGATATTATGATTACCAATGAGGGAAACCTCGTGCTTCTGTGGTCGACATGGGGCCAGTACAATAAAGATTATGACGTCGTGAGCAAATTCATTACTCCCCTTTACCCGGAAGAAGTCGTAAAGCCTTCGGCTCTTGGTCACCCGGAAGGACAATCCAGTACAGAACTGATTGTTCATGTGCTGGATAAAACGAAACTCACCGGCCACAGCTATGAGGCATCCTTCGACACAGTGTCGGGCAAATATCTCAGGATGAAGTTAAAGGACATTACCACTGGTTATTATGCAGGTAACGGCATTTTGTTTTCACTGGGAGAAAATGTTTTCTATATGACTGATGAGTTTGACGGCCTGGCAATTGAGATTAAGCCCAGATTCCGCCTGGAGCTTGATACATTAAGTGCACACGTTGTCCCTTCTTCAAAAACCAATGTCCGTTTTACTGCAGGACTTCCTAAGGTGGGATCCCCGCTTTTAAGCCCCATAGATGCGGCTATTATATGGGGGAAAACTGATACTCTCTCAGGGGGCGCCTACGCAAGCCCTTCTGATACGGCCTTGAATGCTTCGTCAAAGAAAGTAGTCCTTGTCCCGTTTAAGGCCTGGAGTATTACGCAAAATAAGAAATTGGACCTGCTTGTTATGGAGAACACGGCAACCAAAAACAACAGGTGGGATTCCGGCGAGACAATTATAATTCTGACTCCGCAGGAATACAGAAAAACCGCTTTAAATACACATGCGCAGCTAACTTCATTTCAGGGCACTCAAAACGTAATTATGCCCTCAGAAGGTGATACAATGTTTATCCGTACACTGAAACCCCTTTCAGGTAACGATAAATATACGTTTACTGCGCTTCAGGAAAATTTAACCCTTGGTGTTTCAGAAAGCGGAATGAATCCTAAGAAATTTGTTCTCGAACAGAACTATCCTAATCCCTTTAATCCTTCAACAACAATCCGCTTTTTTATGCCTGAAGATGGAATTGCTGAACTTAAGATTTACGACATGCTGGGGCGTGAGGTGAAGACATTAACAGAAGGATTCTTAAAAGGAGGAATGCATTTCTTTAAATGGAATGGATTGAACAGTGCGGGAACCCCGGCTGCTTCCGGAATTTATATCTACCGGATGAGGACGGGCAGCTATTCACAATCAAAAAAAATGATTTTGACAAAGTAG